The following proteins come from a genomic window of Methanothrix sp.:
- a CDS encoding class I SAM-dependent methyltransferase: MKLPGTATQPENIQIAMGKLDIRRGMTFLDIGCGSGAVSLAASRYTDRIYGIDRRQEAVEASGSLVPCGNFICGEAVDVIPRLPQVDRCFIGGTRDIERFLPALGDKAAPGFRLVVDVARIGMVSKVAGLVEDLFTLEEVLQINIFRGYWLAGDIALKPVNPIFMIVGRGD, from the coding sequence ATGAAGCTGCCGGGCACAGCAACACAGCCTGAGAACATACAGATAGCGATGGGCAAGCTGGATATCAGGAGGGGCATGACATTTCTCGATATCGGCTGCGGCTCAGGTGCAGTATCGCTTGCAGCATCGCGATACACAGACAGAATCTATGGGATAGACAGGCGGCAGGAAGCTGTTGAGGCGTCAGGATCCCTGGTGCCCTGTGGCAATTTCATATGCGGAGAGGCGGTCGATGTCATTCCGCGACTCCCCCAGGTCGACAGGTGCTTCATAGGCGGCACAAGGGATATCGAGAGATTCCTTCCTGCGCTTGGGGATAAGGCAGCTCCTGGATTCAGGCTCGTCGTCGACGTCGCGAGGATAGGCATGGTATCAAAGGTGGCAGGGCTCGTCGAGGATCTCTTCACGCTTGAGGAGGTTCTTCAGATAAACATATTCAGAGGCTACTGGCTGGCAGGAGACATAGCCTTAAAGCCTGTGAATCCCATCTTCATGATAGTAGGAAGAGGGGATTGA